The proteins below come from a single Octopus sinensis linkage group LG10, ASM634580v1, whole genome shotgun sequence genomic window:
- the LOC115216378 gene encoding trafficking protein particle complex subunit 5: MSGGKQRISNLEKPLGKGKPEVNIASFALLFSEIVQYCQNRVYTVPELQNKLSEFGYHIGSHILDLLYLREKGYKREIKLLNMLLFVKSNLWKTLFGKEADKLEHANDDERTYYIIEKEPLVNRFISVPKDKGSLNCAAFTAGILEAILIGANFPAKVTVHWHKGTTFMIKFDESVIVRDKMVEGK; the protein is encoded by the exons ATGTCGGGTGGAAAGCAGAGAATTTCCAATCTCGAAAAACCACTGGGCAAAGGAAAGCCCGAA GTGAACATTGCAAGTTTTGCTTTGCTCTTTTCTGAGATTGTCCAGTATTGTCAGAATCGTGTTTATACAGTACCAGAGCTTCAGAATAA ATTGTCAGAGTTTGGTTACCATATTGGTTCCCATATCCTTGATCTTCTTTACCTTCGTGAAAAAGGCTACAAGAGAGAAATCAAACTCCTCAATATGCTACTGTTTGTGAAATCTAACCTTTGGAAA acaTTATTTGGGAAAGAAGCTGATAAGCTAGAACATGCAAATGATGATGAACGTACAT ATTATATCATTGAAAAAGAACCTTTAGTTAACAGGTTTATTTCAGTTCCTAAGGATAAAG GTAGTTTGAACTGCGCGGCATTTACAGCTGGAATTCTGGAAGCAATACTAATTGGAGCAAATTTT CCTGCCAAAGTGACTGTCCACTGGCACAAAGGAACCACTTTCATGATCAAGTTTGATGAATCAGTAATTGTCCGTGACAAAATGGTTGAAGGAAAATGA